The following coding sequences are from one Bacteroidota bacterium window:
- a CDS encoding O-antigen ligase family protein, whose amino-acid sequence MSLSQIILACNFLLEGGVIAKFKAFFKNKPALILSSLFLLHAIGLFYTTDFHYASNDMRIKMPLIVLPLIFSTSKPLSKQVVDLLLKVFVAAIIVGTIISTSILTGIIHRELVDIRSVSIFISHIRFALLICIALFVSGYYLYYSTKAIYKGMWLLIGCWLITFLIITESITGLFAFCFAALVVAFYSIFKSKQTFIRYSGGVIVLALGLFVFYLFSQINNAIPKSQPLDVSQLEKTTSRGNAYEHNINSRFSENGHYIWVNFCNKELEESWSKRSSIPLSEKDLKGNPVYFTLVRFLASKGLKKDADAVETLTTEEIKAIERGVVNVNYQHISSLKKRLHEISWELEMYKITGDPSGHSLTQRFEFWKAAMGIIKDNLVFGVGTGDVKMAFEAQYDKMNSPLTKEWRLRSHNQYLSIGVAFGLVGLIWFLITLFYPMVLKGKTFDYLYITFLLIAVVSFLTEDTLETQAGVTFYAFFNSFFLFIFGAQPLSLNKERGKG is encoded by the coding sequence ATGAGCCTTTCTCAAATTATTCTGGCGTGTAATTTTTTGTTGGAAGGTGGGGTAATCGCCAAATTTAAAGCCTTCTTTAAAAATAAACCGGCTCTGATCCTCAGTTCTCTTTTTTTACTTCATGCCATCGGTTTATTTTACACGACTGATTTTCATTACGCCTCTAACGATATGCGCATCAAGATGCCTTTGATTGTGCTACCCTTGATTTTCTCTACCTCTAAACCGTTGAGTAAGCAAGTCGTTGATTTACTTTTAAAAGTGTTTGTTGCAGCTATTATTGTTGGAACCATCATCAGCACCTCTATTTTAACAGGAATCATTCATCGCGAATTGGTAGATATTCGAAGTGTTTCCATTTTCATTTCACACATTCGTTTTGCCTTGTTGATTTGTATCGCGTTGTTTGTCTCCGGATATTATTTATATTATTCAACAAAAGCCATATACAAAGGAATGTGGCTGTTAATCGGATGTTGGCTCATCACATTTTTAATTATAACCGAATCCATCACCGGACTTTTTGCATTTTGTTTTGCTGCATTGGTAGTTGCCTTCTACAGCATTTTTAAGTCGAAGCAAACATTTATCCGCTATTCAGGTGGAGTCATTGTATTGGCACTCGGACTCTTTGTATTTTATTTATTCAGTCAGATTAACAATGCGATTCCAAAATCACAACCCCTGGATGTTTCACAATTGGAAAAAACAACTTCACGCGGGAATGCTTACGAACATAATATAAATAGTAGGTTTAGTGAAAACGGGCATTACATTTGGGTAAATTTTTGTAACAAAGAATTGGAAGAATCGTGGAGCAAAAGAAGCTCCATTCCACTTTCTGAAAAAGATTTAAAAGGCAATCCGGTTTATTTTACATTGGTCCGTTTTCTCGCATCCAAAGGATTAAAGAAAGATGCTGATGCTGTGGAAACACTGACTACGGAAGAAATAAAAGCCATCGAGCGAGGGGTGGTGAATGTAAATTATCAGCACATTTCGAGTTTAAAAAAACGATTGCATGAAATATCATGGGAGCTGGAAATGTATAAAATTACAGGTGACCCGAGCGGACATTCACTGACACAGCGCTTTGAATTTTGGAAAGCAGCCATGGGGATCATCAAAGACAACCTTGTTTTTGGAGTTGGAACAGGTGATGTAAAAATGGCTTTTGAAGCCCAATACGATAAAATGAATTCTCCACTTACGAAAGAATGGCGTTTGCGTTCTCACAATCAATATTTATCGATTGGTGTGGCTTTTGGTTTAGTCGGATTGATTTGGTTTTTAATTACGCTATTCTATCCAATGGTGTTGAAAGGAAAAACGTTCGACTACCTATATATTACTTTTTTATTGATTGCTGTTGTTTCATTTTTAACGGAAGACACGCTGGAAACTCAAGCAGGTGTTACTTTCTATGCTTTTTTTAATTCATTTTTTCTATTTATTTTCGGAGCCCAACCCCTCTCCTTGAACAAGGAGAGGGGCAAGGGGTGA
- a CDS encoding cytochrome c, whose amino-acid sequence MKKIFLIASLTTFLYTSCTFEKSTPLPVGCTTTIFYQTDIKPIIDAKCVSCHTTGASQGDFTTYGVVKTKVDNGTFKNRVFTLKDMPPGGSTQLTEEELGKLKCWVDQGAPNN is encoded by the coding sequence ATGAAAAAAATATTTTTGATTGCCTCGCTGACTACTTTTTTATACACATCATGTACATTTGAAAAATCAACTCCTTTGCCGGTAGGTTGCACAACCACCATTTTTTATCAAACCGATATCAAACCGATAATTGATGCAAAATGTGTTTCTTGTCATACAACCGGTGCAAGTCAAGGTGATTTTACTACCTATGGAGTAGTGAAAACAAAAGTAGACAATGGCACATTTAAAAACAGGGTGTTCACCCTGAAAGATATGCCTCCGGGTGGCTCTACCCAATTAACAGAAGAGGAATTAGGCAAATTAAAGTGCTGGGTAGACCAAGGTGCTCCAAATAATTAA
- a CDS encoding polyprenyl synthetase family protein produces the protein MTVDQIKAPIEAEMAEFELKFKASMKSSVPLLDKITHYIVKRKGKQLRPMFVFLSAKMVGEMNDSTYRAASLIELLHTATLVHDDVVDDSNERRGFFSVNALWKNKIAVLVGDFLLSRGLLLSVDNKDFHLLGLVSNAVREMSEGELLQIEKARKLDIDEAVYFDIIRKKTASLIASCCACGAASVTKDEHVVEQLRAFGEAVGIAFQIKDDLFDYGDGSNIGKPTGIDIKEKKMTLPLIFALNNASYFEKRRIINIVKNNNNNPKKVAEVIDFVIKSGGIQYAESKMNEYKNAALQLLEQFSDNPSRASLQALVKYTTERKN, from the coding sequence ATGACAGTAGATCAAATAAAAGCACCGATTGAAGCTGAAATGGCGGAATTTGAATTGAAGTTTAAAGCTTCGATGAAGAGTTCTGTCCCGCTCTTAGATAAGATTACACATTACATTGTGAAACGCAAAGGGAAACAGTTGCGACCAATGTTTGTGTTTTTGTCCGCAAAGATGGTTGGGGAAATGAATGATTCTACGTATCGTGCTGCATCCTTAATTGAACTCTTGCATACTGCGACTTTGGTCCACGATGATGTAGTGGATGATTCCAACGAACGCAGAGGTTTCTTTTCTGTCAATGCCTTGTGGAAAAACAAAATAGCTGTGCTTGTCGGTGATTTTTTATTATCGAGAGGGTTGTTGTTATCGGTCGACAATAAAGATTTTCATCTTTTAGGATTGGTTTCGAATGCAGTGCGCGAGATGAGCGAAGGGGAATTATTACAAATTGAAAAGGCACGGAAACTGGACATTGACGAAGCCGTTTATTTTGATATCATTCGTAAAAAAACAGCGTCTTTAATTGCATCCTGTTGTGCTTGTGGTGCAGCATCGGTAACGAAAGATGAGCATGTGGTAGAACAATTGCGTGCGTTTGGAGAAGCTGTTGGAATTGCATTTCAGATAAAAGATGATTTGTTTGATTATGGTGATGGATCCAATATCGGGAAGCCAACCGGAATTGATATTAAAGAAAAGAAGATGACCTTACCGTTGATTTTTGCATTAAACAATGCTTCTTATTTTGAAAAAAGAAGAATCATCAACATTGTAAAAAACAACAATAACAATCCTAAAAAAGTGGCAGAGGTGATTGATTTTGTGATTAAGAGTGGAGGGATTCAATATGCAGAAAGTAAAATGAATGAATATAAAAATGCTGCCTTGCAATTGTTGGAGCAATTTTCAGACAATCCTTCTCGTGCATCTTTGCAGGCATTGGTAAAATATACAACCGAACGTAAAAATTAA
- a CDS encoding glycosyltransferase produces MSYDFPIQRVKRTENLSAKFSIVIPTWNNLEYLKLCIGSIRKNSTFKHQLIVHINEGKDGTLEWLKEQTDIDYSYSEKNVGVCYALNSCRELLSTDYLLYMNDDMYVCPNWDKYLAEEIAAIGHNNFFISATSIEPQSQSNCMIEKNFGTDIQSFQEEKLLKEFASLPMSDWQGATWPPNIVHKSIWDKVGGYSNEFSPGMYSDPDFSMKLWQAGIRLFKGVSKSRVYHFGSKSVKRITKNPGYHKFISKWGMTNSTLSKYYLRRGEKFDGPLKEASVPLMVKVKNWVKKK; encoded by the coding sequence ATGTCTTACGACTTCCCCATACAACGTGTAAAACGAACAGAAAACCTTTCTGCTAAATTTTCTATTGTAATTCCGACCTGGAATAATTTAGAGTATTTAAAATTGTGTATTGGAAGTATTCGAAAAAATTCTACATTCAAACATCAACTGATTGTTCACATCAACGAAGGAAAAGACGGGACATTGGAATGGCTGAAAGAACAAACCGATATTGATTATTCCTATAGTGAAAAAAATGTAGGTGTTTGTTATGCCTTGAACAGTTGTCGCGAATTACTCAGCACCGATTACTTGCTTTACATGAATGACGACATGTATGTTTGTCCGAATTGGGATAAATACTTAGCAGAAGAAATTGCAGCAATTGGTCACAACAACTTTTTTATTTCCGCCACTTCCATTGAACCTCAGTCGCAAAGCAATTGCATGATTGAAAAAAACTTTGGAACCGATATTCAATCCTTTCAGGAAGAAAAATTATTAAAAGAATTTGCGTCTTTGCCTATGAGTGATTGGCAAGGCGCCACTTGGCCGCCTAACATTGTTCACAAAAGCATTTGGGACAAAGTTGGAGGTTATAGCAACGAGTTTTCTCCGGGCATGTATTCCGATCCTGATTTTTCGATGAAGCTATGGCAAGCAGGAATTCGATTGTTCAAAGGTGTGAGTAAAAGTAGAGTCTATCATTTCGGTTCTAAATCTGTAAAACGGATTACCAAAAACCCGGGCTACCATAAATTCATTTCCAAATGGGGAATGACCAACAGTACGCTTTCAAAATATTATTTACGTAGAGGAGAAAAGTTTGATGGTCCGCTGAAAGAAGCGAGTGTGCCTTTGATGGTGAAGGTGAAGAATTGGGTGAAGAAGAAGTAA
- a CDS encoding uroporphyrinogen-III synthase, with translation MKVKTLLVSQPKPEGDKSPYLDLAKKCNVKIDFRPFIQIEGVSAQDFRKDKVNISEHTAVIMTSRNAVDHYFRMCQEMRVTVPETMKYFCVSESTAFYLQKYVLYRKRKIFHGKQTVTDLMEVIKKHKTENFLLPCSDIAKEEIADKLDEAKIKYTKAVMFRTVASDLSDLANVNYDILVFFTPAGIRSLFKNFPKFKQNKTRIACFGPTTAKAVKDAGLNLDIHAPNPKAPSMTMALEQYITAANKAK, from the coding sequence TTGAAAGTTAAAACATTACTCGTTTCTCAGCCGAAGCCCGAAGGGGATAAATCACCGTATTTGGACCTTGCAAAAAAGTGCAATGTTAAAATCGACTTTCGTCCGTTTATACAAATAGAAGGCGTTTCAGCCCAAGATTTCCGAAAAGATAAAGTAAATATTTCAGAGCATACAGCTGTGATTATGACCAGCAGAAATGCGGTAGATCATTATTTTAGAATGTGTCAAGAGATGCGTGTAACGGTTCCCGAAACCATGAAATATTTTTGTGTTTCTGAATCAACTGCTTTTTACCTTCAAAAATATGTGTTGTATCGTAAACGCAAAATTTTCCACGGTAAACAAACGGTAACCGATTTGATGGAAGTGATTAAAAAGCACAAAACGGAAAACTTTTTATTGCCTTGCTCGGATATTGCCAAAGAAGAAATTGCGGATAAATTGGACGAGGCAAAAATAAAATATACCAAAGCGGTTATGTTCCGCACCGTTGCCAGTGATTTGAGTGATTTGGCAAATGTGAATTACGATATTCTAGTGTTTTTTACTCCTGCCGGAATCCGCTCGTTGTTTAAAAACTTCCCGAAATTCAAACAGAATAAAACGCGAATTGCTTGTTTTGGTCCCACTACTGCTAAAGCGGTGAAGGATGCTGGATTGAACCTGGACATTCATGCTCCAAATCCAAAAGCACCATCCATGACCATGGCCTTGGAACAATATATTACTGCTGCGAATAAAGCAAAGTAG
- a CDS encoding DUF4271 domain-containing protein, producing MPSPSNHIKAKTFVSTPVDTTTTTSLFENHLLPQKSEQPQLHFTDFDFGIAGILLLAFVLFVWLYATNSKRLNQIVKSFYVSRFSNQLGRDELSLGNRVSVFLSVLFVLTFSLFIYQVGRFYGYIDEPSNVLFFLKLAFIICLVYGVKMLMVRFFGFLFQNQKEAADYSMMIFLFCNILGLFLLPIVICMAFVKDVSPLIFIYSGVSVFALLLLIRVLRGVIIGINSIRVSKFYLFLYLCTLEILPLVIMVKLFIQNVK from the coding sequence TTGCCAAGCCCATCCAATCATATCAAAGCTAAAACCTTTGTTTCTACTCCGGTGGATACAACAACAACAACTTCGCTTTTTGAAAACCATTTATTGCCTCAAAAGTCGGAGCAACCTCAATTACATTTCACGGATTTTGATTTTGGAATAGCCGGTATCCTTTTGTTGGCTTTTGTTTTATTTGTTTGGCTATACGCAACCAATAGCAAACGCTTGAACCAGATTGTAAAATCATTTTACGTGAGCAGATTCAGCAATCAATTGGGGCGAGATGAACTCTCCTTAGGGAATCGTGTATCGGTTTTTTTATCCGTTCTATTTGTGCTTACGTTTTCATTGTTCATCTATCAGGTAGGTCGTTTTTACGGCTACATAGATGAGCCAAGTAATGTTTTGTTTTTTCTGAAACTGGCTTTTATTATTTGCTTGGTATATGGCGTTAAAATGTTGATGGTTCGTTTTTTTGGGTTCCTCTTTCAAAACCAAAAAGAAGCTGCCGATTATTCCATGATGATTTTCCTGTTTTGTAACATTTTAGGGCTGTTTTTATTGCCAATTGTCATTTGTATGGCCTTTGTAAAGGATGTTTCGCCTTTGATTTTTATTTATTCCGGGGTTAGTGTTTTTGCTTTGTTATTGTTAATCAGGGTTTTGCGTGGAGTTATAATCGGTATAAATAGCATTAGAGTTTCCAAATTCTATTTATTTTTATATCTTTGCACCCTTGAAATACTCCCATTGGTAATTATGGTGAAGTTGTTTATCCAAAACGTTAAATAG
- a CDS encoding S41 family peptidase: MKKLVSKFKLLIIAILISGYAMISYSFVDNFFEVSKNLDIFATLFRELNIYYVDETNPGDLMKRGIDDMLESLDPYTNFIPESEIEDYRYMTTGQYGGIGALVRQIGDYVVISEPYEGFPAQKADLRAGDKLLKVNDIDVKGKKTDDISKYLKGQANTSIKLLIEREGEAKPIEKTIGREEIKIKSVSYSGMISKNVGYIKLTGFTENAAGEVKSALLELKKNPEFKSLVFDLRGNPGGLLKEAIDIVNLFADKGTEIVSTRGKVKDWDKVYKGVNSPVDVNIPIVVLVDRGSASASEIVSGSIQDLDRGVVIGQRSYGKGLVQQTRPLSYNAQLKVTVAKYYTPSGRCIQALDYSHRNEDGSVDKVPDSLITAFKTKNGRIVYDGGGVAPDISVEIQKYSSILASLVTKNLIFDYATKYRVAHETIVPAKDFKLTDAEYDAFVAFLSDKEYDYTTRTERALEDFTEDAKNDKSIDLIGADIEALKSKITHNKKEDLVKYKPEIKQFLEEEIASRYYFQNGRLESSLKDDKDLVEAFALLADMDKYTKILTTAGTTDKPLYNPEKGKSPKK, from the coding sequence ATGAAAAAACTAGTTTCAAAATTCAAATTACTTATCATCGCCATACTGATATCCGGATATGCAATGATATCCTATAGCTTCGTAGATAACTTCTTCGAAGTATCCAAAAACCTCGACATTTTCGCGACACTCTTCCGCGAGTTGAATATTTATTATGTGGATGAAACCAATCCCGGTGACTTAATGAAAAGAGGCATCGATGATATGTTGGAGTCGCTTGATCCTTACACCAACTTCATTCCTGAATCGGAAATTGAGGATTACCGTTACATGACAACCGGGCAATATGGTGGTATTGGTGCACTGGTGCGTCAGATAGGCGACTATGTTGTAATCTCTGAACCGTATGAAGGATTCCCTGCACAAAAAGCAGATTTGCGCGCAGGAGATAAACTTTTGAAAGTAAACGACATTGATGTAAAAGGCAAAAAAACAGATGACATCAGTAAATATTTAAAAGGACAAGCGAACACGTCCATTAAATTATTAATTGAACGAGAAGGCGAAGCGAAACCAATTGAAAAAACGATTGGCAGAGAAGAAATAAAAATTAAAAGCGTTTCATACTCGGGTATGATTTCTAAAAATGTAGGTTATATCAAACTAACAGGATTTACGGAGAACGCAGCTGGAGAAGTAAAGTCAGCATTGTTAGAATTAAAAAAGAATCCGGAATTCAAATCGTTAGTATTTGATTTAAGAGGAAATCCCGGTGGACTTTTAAAAGAAGCGATAGACATTGTGAACCTGTTTGCCGATAAAGGAACCGAAATTGTGAGTACTCGCGGGAAAGTAAAAGACTGGGATAAAGTTTACAAAGGAGTGAATTCTCCGGTTGATGTGAATATTCCAATTGTTGTATTGGTAGACAGAGGTTCTGCTTCTGCTTCTGAAATTGTTTCCGGTTCCATTCAAGATTTGGATCGTGGTGTAGTGATTGGACAACGTTCGTATGGAAAAGGATTGGTTCAACAAACTCGACCTTTGAGCTACAATGCACAATTAAAAGTTACCGTTGCTAAATATTATACGCCTAGCGGAAGATGTATTCAAGCCTTGGATTATTCTCACCGCAACGAAGACGGAAGTGTAGACAAAGTGCCGGATTCATTGATTACAGCATTCAAAACAAAAAATGGAAGAATCGTGTATGATGGTGGAGGTGTTGCTCCGGATATTTCCGTTGAAATCCAAAAATACAGCAGCATTTTGGCAAGTCTGGTAACCAAAAATTTAATTTTTGATTATGCAACAAAATACCGCGTAGCACATGAAACAATTGTTCCTGCTAAAGATTTTAAATTAACGGATGCCGAATACGATGCATTTGTTGCATTCTTAAGTGATAAGGAATATGATTATACCACAAGAACAGAGAGAGCGTTGGAAGACTTTACGGAAGATGCAAAAAATGATAAATCGATTGACTTGATTGGTGCCGACATTGAAGCATTAAAATCAAAAATTACTCATAACAAAAAAGAAGATTTAGTAAAATACAAACCGGAAATCAAGCAATTCCTGGAAGAAGAAATTGCATCCCGTTATTATTTCCAAAATGGCCGTTTGGAGTCGTCTTTAAAAGACGACAAAGACCTGGTAGAAGCATTTGCATTATTGGCGGATATGGATAAGTATACCAAAATTTTAACCACTGCTGGAACCACTGATAAACCGTTGTATAATCCGGAAAAAGGGAAAAGTCCGAAGAAATAA
- the yidD gene encoding membrane protein insertion efficiency factor YidD, whose amino-acid sequence MKWISAPFSYLFIGLIKLYQYSISPLLGPACRFQPSCSQYGIEAFQKHGFLKGFVLTVKRISKCHPWGGHGHDPVP is encoded by the coding sequence ATGAAATGGATCAGCGCACCGTTTAGTTATTTGTTCATTGGTTTAATAAAACTGTATCAGTATAGCATTTCTCCTTTATTAGGTCCGGCTTGCAGATTTCAACCATCCTGTTCGCAATATGGAATTGAAGCATTTCAAAAACATGGATTTTTAAAAGGATTCGTATTAACAGTAAAACGCATTTCAAAATGTCATCCTTGGGGCGGACATGGACATGATCCGGTACCATAG
- a CDS encoding YceI family protein → MKKLVLSFSALVFSTGMFAQIFVAKTCEVSFFSASPLENIEATAKVPKTFLNTATNDVQIQITNTAFMFEKPLMQEHFNENYMESEKYPNTIFKGKINEKIDYTKDGEHKVTVTGKMSMHGVDKDITIDGVLTVKGGEILLFSKFKVQVADYKIKVPSLYVQNIAEIVDVKLNAVLAPIKKN, encoded by the coding sequence ATGAAAAAACTGGTCTTATCATTCTCAGCACTTGTATTTAGCACAGGTATGTTTGCACAAATATTTGTTGCAAAAACATGTGAAGTAAGTTTCTTTTCGGCTTCTCCGCTAGAGAACATTGAAGCTACTGCAAAAGTGCCGAAAACATTTTTGAATACTGCTACCAATGATGTGCAGATACAAATTACCAATACCGCTTTTATGTTTGAAAAACCATTGATGCAGGAGCATTTCAATGAGAATTACATGGAAAGTGAAAAGTATCCAAACACCATTTTCAAAGGAAAAATCAATGAAAAGATTGATTATACAAAAGATGGCGAACACAAAGTAACCGTTACAGGTAAAATGTCGATGCATGGCGTAGACAAAGACATCACCATTGATGGTGTATTAACTGTAAAAGGTGGAGAGATTTTGTTGTTTTCAAAATTCAAAGTGCAAGTTGCCGATTATAAAATTAAAGTTCCCAGTTTGTATGTTCAGAACATCGCAGAAATTGTGGATGTAAAATTAAACGCAGTACTGGCCCCAATTAAAAAGAATTAA
- the rnpA gene encoding ribonuclease P protein component has product MQTFSKNERLCSKILIERLIETGKSFNHSPYRISWLPIAESSAPIKVVISVPKRSFKRAVDRNRLKRQTREIYRKHKQNVYDVLGENKLLVMIFYTAKTKLEFKELELKLKEALERLSKTVAVK; this is encoded by the coding sequence ATGCAAACTTTTTCCAAAAACGAACGTTTATGCAGTAAGATATTAATCGAGCGACTGATTGAAACAGGAAAATCGTTCAATCATTCGCCTTACCGAATCAGCTGGCTTCCGATTGCAGAAAGTTCCGCTCCGATAAAAGTGGTGATTAGTGTTCCGAAGCGTTCGTTTAAAAGAGCAGTTGACAGAAACAGGTTGAAGCGACAAACACGCGAAATATATCGAAAGCATAAACAAAATGTGTACGATGTATTGGGTGAAAATAAACTTTTGGTGATGATTTTTTACACCGCCAAAACAAAGCTTGAATTTAAAGAGTTGGAATTAAAATTAAAAGAAGCATTGGAGCGTTTAAGTAAAACCGTTGCTGTAAAATGA
- a CDS encoding glycosyltransferase family 2 protein has protein sequence MPQLSVVIITFNEEKNIGRCLESIQGIADDVVILDSFSTDATESISKKYPVNFISRKWEGYSASKNFANAQAKYDWVLSLDADEALSEELKKSILKAKEGNELKTYKFHRLTNYCGSWIKHCGWYPDTKIRIFDRRITKWEGIIHEKLVIDFSASLEMTKGILLSGDLLHYSYYSIEQHYAQTEKFSSLAAQNMFEKGKKASVLKMYLSPIVKFISDYIIKLGILDGAAGFTICRISAKHSFLKYKKLRELCAK, from the coding sequence ATGCCACAACTATCCGTTGTCATTATCACGTTTAATGAAGAAAAAAACATTGGTCGCTGCCTCGAATCCATTCAAGGCATAGCGGATGATGTGGTGATTTTGGATTCCTTTTCTACGGATGCAACAGAAAGCATTTCTAAAAAATATCCTGTCAACTTCATTTCTCGAAAGTGGGAAGGCTATTCAGCATCTAAGAATTTTGCGAATGCACAAGCCAAATACGATTGGGTTTTATCCTTAGATGCGGATGAAGCTTTATCTGAAGAATTAAAAAAATCTATTTTAAAAGCGAAAGAAGGGAACGAATTAAAAACGTATAAATTCCACCGCTTAACGAATTACTGCGGTTCTTGGATCAAACATTGCGGCTGGTATCCTGATACAAAAATCAGAATCTTCGATAGACGAATCACTAAATGGGAAGGCATCATTCATGAGAAACTAGTGATTGATTTCTCGGCTTCGCTCGAAATGACAAAAGGAATTTTATTAAGTGGTGACTTACTTCACTATAGCTATTATTCTATTGAACAACATTATGCACAAACCGAAAAATTCTCTTCTCTTGCTGCACAAAATATGTTTGAGAAAGGAAAAAAAGCTTCTGTATTAAAAATGTATTTGAGTCCGATAGTGAAGTTCATCAGCGACTATATTATCAAACTCGGAATACTGGATGGAGCGGCTGGATTTACAATTTGCAGAATTTCTGCGAAACACTCGTTTCTGAAATATAAGAAGTTGAGGGAGTTGTGTGCAAAATAA
- the meaB gene encoding methylmalonyl Co-A mutase-associated GTPase MeaB: MSTTQTLIQQLQQGDQKALARCITIVENELEGYEEILTTLKFNQSIPVVGVTGPPGAGKSTLINAVIKKLTDEKKSVGIIAIDPTSPFNYGSLLGDRLRMAEHFNNDKVYIRSLATRGSLGGLSAKTIEIVDVMRAFPFDYIIVETVGVGQSEVEVVGLADTTVLVLVPEGGDDVQAIKSGVMEIADIFVVNKSDRDGANTFIKNIVQLVHSKMASEWNIPVIKGIATKGEGVEELIAAIDKHNKVGVNTKRSYLLAEKAYRLIQNKKMKGVSKLDLQKQIDAELKKEDFNLYNFVKGMERG; the protein is encoded by the coding sequence ATGTCAACCACCCAAACACTCATACAACAATTGCAGCAAGGCGACCAAAAAGCATTGGCGCGTTGTATTACTATTGTTGAAAATGAACTGGAGGGTTATGAAGAAATTTTGACCACATTAAAGTTCAATCAATCCATTCCTGTAGTTGGCGTTACCGGCCCTCCAGGTGCCGGAAAAAGCACATTAATCAATGCGGTCATCAAAAAGCTAACCGATGAAAAAAAGTCGGTTGGAATTATCGCGATAGATCCTACTTCTCCTTTTAATTATGGTTCATTGTTGGGAGATCGATTGCGGATGGCAGAACATTTTAATAATGATAAGGTGTATATCCGTTCGTTAGCAACACGAGGTTCCTTGGGTGGATTATCTGCTAAAACAATTGAAATTGTGGATGTAATGCGTGCTTTTCCATTTGATTACATCATTGTGGAAACGGTGGGTGTCGGACAAAGTGAAGTGGAAGTGGTTGGTTTAGCAGATACAACGGTATTGGTTTTAGTTCCCGAAGGTGGTGATGATGTGCAGGCAATAAAATCCGGAGTGATGGAAATTGCTGATATTTTTGTGGTGAACAAATCGGATAGAGACGGAGCGAATACATTTATTAAGAATATTGTTCAGTTGGTACATTCTAAGATGGCGAGTGAGTGGAACATTCCTGTAATTAAAGGAATTGCAACCAAAGGCGAAGGAGTGGAGGAGTTGATTGCAGCCATCGACAAACACAATAAGGTTGGAGTAAATACCAAACGTTCTTATTTGCTTGCAGAAAAAGCATATCGCCTTATCCAAAACAAAAAGATGAAAGGTGTTTCTAAATTAGATTTACAAAAGCAGATTGACGCGGAATTGAAGAAGGAGGATTTTAATTTGTATAATTTTGTGAAAGGGATGGAACGCGGATAA